AGAATGGGTTCCACTTCTAGAACCTCAAACTTACGAACAACGCACCCCCGCCTTTGATCTCGCGACAGCATCACTATCACCTCTAGCAAGAGGAGAAATTATTCAGCGAGTATGTGAATTAAGTGCCAAAGCAGGGGTAGAAGGTTCAGGAACTCTCAGTACAAACACATCTCTACGTTGCATCGGTAACTCTCAAGGTTTACAAGCTGTTAATCAAGGAACAGAAGCTAATTTTAGTTTTACCGCCCGCATTGATGATGGTTCAAGCTGGAGTCAACGAACAGCTTGGGCAATAGATCAATTACCTATTACATCATTAACAGAACAAATAATTGAACGCGCCTTTGCATCACGCCATCCCCATGAAGTTTCTCCAGGTAAATATCCCGTAATTTTTGACAGCGCCGCCTTTGGCGATTTATTATCCTGGGTAATTTTGAACTTAGATGCCCGCGCCGCCGATGAAGGGCGTTCTTTTATGTCCCGCAGTGATGCAATAGGTAGTAACCGTTTGGGTGAACAAATATTTAGCCCATTAGTACAAGTAAACCGCGACCCAGCGCATCCTTTATTACAAACCAGTAATTTCTTTAGTGATGGATTAAGTAATCACTGCTTAGAAGTAATAAAAGATGGTATTCCTAAAACCCTTTTCTACAGTCGTTACTGGGCGCAACAGCAAAACACATTACCAACAGGCTATTTATTTCCAATTGTAATGCAAGGCTCAAATCAAAGCCTTAATGATTTAGTTAGCCAAACTGAACGAGCAATATTAGTTAGTCGCCCTTGGTATGTACGTTTTGTTAATCCCAAAACATTAGAAGTTACGGGAATGACTCGCGATGGGACTTTTTGGATTGAAGATGGAAAAATTGCTTATCCTATTAAAAACTTGCGCTTTAATCAAAATTTACCAGAGATGGTCCATGTCCTAAACGTTCTGCCAAAATCACTAAAGAAGCATCAGCTAAATCCATTGGTAGATCTGCATATTTTTCCATCAGTTGAGCAATCTTTACTCCATGCTCAGGTTCTAAATTAAAAACTGTGAATAATCCTTGATTGAAGCTATTAATAAAAGCAATTTGAGCCTTAACTCCCTTACGAGTTAGCAATATATAACAGGTTTCTGTAATCACGCACCAGGTATTAATTAAGGGTTAGTTGTATTTTTTGAGAGCTTGTTTAGCAGTTTCATGGTAGGTATCTTTTTGATCTACAAGAGCTAACCAAAACCCTGTATCAACGATGATCATACTTAGTGTTTAATCCTTCAGCTAGAACCTGTTTATAAGTTGTGGATAAATTTTCTTCGGCTGATACACAGCCAATTAAGCCAATTTCCGAGAATTTTTCATATATGCTTTTTTCTGGAGATTGATTTTTTGGTGTTATATCGTTTTCCCATCAACGTGCAACAGATCTGCAAGTAGGGGCGGGTTGACAGATAAATATTTAGTTGGATAGATAACTTTTCAGAACCCGCCCAAATGCCGATGTGTAGTATTTTTATGGAAAATTGGTATTAATTTTGGATAACGTTTTTTGAGGATTTCAATAAAATCTATCAGTAAGTTTTGGGCTTCTTCTGGTAAGTCTTGAATATCCTGTTGTAGTTGTTCTAGAGTAAGCATAAGTATTTTTAGGGTTTATGGAATATAGTTATTTTAATGCCCTATTTATAGGATCACCTGATGTTGCAATACTTCTGCCCTGACCAAGATATCGGGTTACTTATTTAATCTCTTTATGCACTACAAAATGAAATGCGGAATGTGGGATGTAATGGTATTCCCTTTAACCTGCATTAGCCTTTAAAATCATTTTCCAAGTTTGAGTTCCCACAACACCATCTGCTGTTAATTTATTAGCTTTTTGAAACTTTATTAGCGCAGTTTGAGTTTGTGAGCCAAAGTAACCGCTAGATTGCCCTTTAGAGTATCCTTCTGCTTTCAAAAAGTCTTGCACAATTTTTACAAGCTTTCCCTGACTACCAACTTTCAAACGTGGAACTGTTTGAGGTGTATAGCAGATAGTACCGCTAGAATCTTGATGACGAGGACACACGGGCTGAATCGCATAATCTCCAGGGTTAGCTAAAGCACTATTGCTAGTTATCGCTATAGAACCTACTGATGCAGAAAGGCTAAATAAAGTTAATGCTGTTCTCCAAAGTGCTTTGTTCATTATTCGTTTCCATAAAATTTTAGTTTTGGCTTGATAGTAAACACAATTTCACTTAGAGAGATTCCCGAAAGTCTGATTTTAGTTACATATCAACATCAATATTTAAAATTGTTATCTAAAATTTCCTACTTTAGTGATGATCCCAAGGCAAATTAGGTAATATTGCGGTAGTAATGTCCCTCAATATTAGGGAAGATACATAGTTACGTAGGTATCTATTTTGCGTACTTACAACAATTTATCAAAAAACCTTGATCTGCACGACAACAGATTTTTTAAAGGAAATATATGATGAAAAAAACTAATCAAAGCTTGGGATTTTACTCGTTTCTATCTGAGTTACCACATCCGAAAAGCTACAAAGGCAAAATCATGTTGGTTGCCTTTTTAGGAACGCACGTACCCCTTTTATCTCTATTACTACATTTTTTACTCTCAAATTCATTTTCCCTGGATATGACGATCCGTGTACTGGCAGTTGCACTGGTAGCAACGTTGGTCGGGACAGGCATTACTCTCTATGTATTACATAAACTTTTAGCACCTGTAATTTTGACATCTTCCGCCCTGCGAAAATATTTCAACCAGAAACAACTTCCCTCTTTGCCAACTAAATATACTGATGAAGTTGGTAGTTTGATGGCAGATACAGTACAGACACTTAACAAACTCGATCAAGTAATTGAACATCTAACTAATTATGATAATCTGACAGGTTTGCCAAATCGAGTCTTGTTTACTGACCGTCTCCAGCAAGCTTTATCAAACGCTGAAGGAAAAAATCGCTTGTTAGGTGTCATCTGTTTACACTTGCCTAACTTCCGAGAAATCAACAATGCTTTAGGCAGTGGTGTTAGTAGTCAATTACTTAGAGTAGTTGCCCAAAAACTAAATGCTCATGTTGGTCGAACTGATTTGTTGTGTCATCTTAATAGTAATGAATTTGCGATCGCACTTCCTGACCTAACTACCTCAGAAGAAGCTATACCCTTCTGTCAGTCTCTCCTACGTGAGTTCGCATCACCTATATCCATACAGGGAAATCAGTTACACATCCAAGCTAATCTTGGGATTGCAGTTTATCCCTTTGATGGAGATAACATTGAGCAACTATTGCAAAATGCCGATACAGCAGTAGATGAAGCTAAACGTCGCGCACCTAACTCTTATCAGTTTTTTGGAACTGAGATGAATGCTCAGTTACAGGAACGGTTAGTTTTAGAAACTCAATTGCGCTATGCACTAGAACGTAATGAATTGCAATTGCATTATCAACCACGAGTTGATGCCAATTCCGGTAAAATTCTCGGAGCAGAAGCATTAATACGTTGGCAAAATCCTGAATTAGGTTTTGTTTCTCCAGTTAAATTTATTCCAATAGCCGAAGCTAATGGTTTAATTATTCCCATTGGAGAATGGGTATTACGCACCGCCTGTAATCAAAACCGCTTGTGGAAAGAAGCCGGACTGCCACCGCTACGGGTAGCCGTCAATTTATCTGCTCGTCAGTTAGCGCAACCAAATCTTGTCGATTTAGTTGCCCAAATATTAGCAGAAACAAACTTATCTGTAGCTGATCTAGAGCTTGAAGTT
The DNA window shown above is from Oculatellaceae cyanobacterium and carries:
- a CDS encoding TldD/PmbA family protein; its protein translation is MILTKNQLITQDQALSLVDNVIKKSQAEGVFVSLNTGEDALSRYSENQISQNISRSEFNLTITSYFGTRSASASTTEYDEDAIASTLQRSEDLARIAPEDPEWVPLLEPQTYEQRTPAFDLATASLSPLARGEIIQRVCELSAKAGVEGSGTLSTNTSLRCIGNSQGLQAVNQGTEANFSFTARIDDGSSWSQRTAWAIDQLPITSLTEQIIERAFASRHPHEVSPGKYPVIFDSAAFGDLLSWVILNLDARAADEGRSFMSRSDAIGSNRLGEQIFSPLVQVNRDPAHPLLQTSNFFSDGLSNHCLEVIKDGIPKTLFYSRYWAQQQNTLPTGYLFPIVMQGSNQSLNDLVSQTERAILVSRPWYVRFVNPKTLEVTGMTRDGTFWIEDGKIAYPIKNLRFNQNLPEMVHVLNVLPKSLKKHQLNPLVDLHIFPSVEQSLLHAQVLN
- a CDS encoding peptidoglycan-binding protein, which encodes MNKALWRTALTLFSLSASVGSIAITSNSALANPGDYAIQPVCPRHQDSSGTICYTPQTVPRLKVGSQGKLVKIVQDFLKAEGYSKGQSSGYFGSQTQTALIKFQKANKLTADGVVGTQTWKMILKANAG
- a CDS encoding EAL domain-containing protein yields the protein MTIRVLAVALVATLVGTGITLYVLHKLLAPVILTSSALRKYFNQKQLPSLPTKYTDEVGSLMADTVQTLNKLDQVIEHLTNYDNLTGLPNRVLFTDRLQQALSNAEGKNRLLGVICLHLPNFREINNALGSGVSSQLLRVVAQKLNAHVGRTDLLCHLNSNEFAIALPDLTTSEEAIPFCQSLLREFASPISIQGNQLHIQANLGIAVYPFDGDNIEQLLQNADTAVDEAKRRAPNSYQFFGTEMNAQLQERLVLETQLRYALERNELQLHYQPRVDANSGKILGAEALIRWQNPELGFVSPVKFIPIAEANGLIIPIGEWVLRTACNQNRLWKEAGLPPLRVAVNLSARQLAQPNLVDLVAQILAETNLSVADLELEVTESLIMENVEHSIKVLHQLHEMGITLALDDFGTGYSSLNYLRRFPIDILKIDRSFVNNVVVNQEDAAVTNTIINLAKDLHLHITAEGVETKEQFEYLQTKGCDEIQGYYFSKPLPSSAITELLQKNYQSLQQKVAA